A single window of Periophthalmus magnuspinnatus isolate fPerMag1 chromosome 9, fPerMag1.2.pri, whole genome shotgun sequence DNA harbors:
- the LOC117376548 gene encoding acyl-CoA dehydrogenase family member 11-like codes for MRFCTVLYRGVESTARHKAPLRPLQSLNHVRSASVALTLTKPDNGPAVDSLSFSKAKIGCFFQERPVLKNPFLEDALLRGYLKRYMPHEAVVSDLCAFGEHVANKVDGWGRECEVSPPQLVQYDSWGRRVDLIHTSATWKQMKDLSAREGLVSIGYERHYGEWSRVYQMSKLFLFSPSSGLYTCPLAMTDGAAKVIESLGISWPVEEAFHRLTTRKPEYFWTSGQWMTERQGGSDVANGTETVAVPQTDGSFKLNGYKWFTSATDADMTLTLARVQDTTGATILGSRGLSLFYAEVSRDESGQLKGIEVQKLKDKLGTRQMPTAELLLDGLPAHMISTEGRGVSSIANMLTITRIHNSLSAAGAMRRVVQLARDYATRRKAFGKLLKDHPLHMQTLARMEVETRGAFLLVMDVCRLLGREETGIATEFDTHLLRLLTPVVKLYTGKQAVAVVSEGLESFGGQGYIEDTGLPGLLRDAQVLSIWEGTTNVLSLDVLRCVARSSGMVFHAYFIHTKSLLKNASGVSALTPAVKAIQCALSKLELLVQDTATKEPSFLELAARDLAYSLARIYAGALLIDHASWKGASPADVYAASRWCEQDLCPVATNHERGCYNPGSSHDNAALVYQRTHHSTN; via the exons ATGCGGTTTTGCACAGTTCTATACCGTGGGGTTGAGAGCACAGCAAGGCACAAGGCTCCTCTTAGGCCCCTTCAGTCTCTCAATCATGTCAGATCAGCCAGTGTCGCCCTAACATTAACCAAACCAGACAACGGGCCAGCTGTGGACAGTCTATCATTCTCCAAAGCCAAAATTGGGTGCTTCTTTCAAGAAAGACCAGTCCTGAAGAACCCATTCCTTGAAGATGCTTTGCTCAGAGGATATCTGAAGAGGTACATGCCACATGAG GCTGTTGTATCGGATTTGTGTGCATTTGGAGAACATGTGGCCAATAAAGTTGATGGCTGGGGTAGAGAGTGCGAAGTTTCTCCCCCACAACTGGTTCAGTATGACTCCTGGGGGCGCAGAGTGGACCTTATCCACACTAGTGCCACCTGGAAACAAATGAAAGATTTATCTGCTAGAGAAGGACTTGTTTCCATTGGCTATGAGAGACATTATGGGGAGTGGAG tcGTGTATATCAAATGAGCAAGCTGTTCCTCTTTTCACCCTCTTCTGGACTCTACACCTGCCCTCTGGCCATGACTGATGGAGCAGCTAAAGTTATTGAG TCCTTAGGTATTTCTTGGCCCGTGGAGGAAGCCTTTCATCGACTGACCACTCGCAAACCTGAATATTTTTGGACATCAGGGCAGTGGATGACTGAGAGACAAGGAGGATCTGATGTCG CGAATGGAACTGAAACTGTGGCGGTTCCTCAAACTGATGGTTCATTCAAGCTTAATGGATATAAATGGTTCACCTCAGCAACAGATGCTGACATGACCCTCACACTGGCAAGAGTGCAAGACACCACAGGAGCTACAATACTG GGTAGTCGAGGATTGTCTTTGTTTTATGCTGAAGTGAGTCGCGATGAGAGTGGACAGTTAAAGGGCATAGAGGTGCAGAAACTGAAGGACAAGCTGGGGACCAGACAAATGCCTACTGCAGAGTTACTGCTCGACGGACTGCCCGCTCATATG aTTTCCACAGAAGGACGGGGTGTGTCTTCCATTGCAAACATGCTTACAATAACCAGGATTCACAACAGTTTATCTGCTGCAGGAGCAATGCGAAG GGTGGTGCAGCTGGCCCGTGACTATGCAACCCGCCGCAAAGCTTTTGGGAAACTTCTTAAAGACCACCCATTACACATGCAGACTCTTGCCAGGATGGAG GTTGAGACTCGCGGGGCCTTTCTCTTGGTAATGGATGTCTGTCGTCTTTTGGGCCGGGAGGAAACTGGTATTGCGACTGAATTTGACACACATCTCCTACGTCTTCTTACACCTGTTGTCAAATTGTACACAGGTAAGCAG GCTGTGGCTGTGGTGTCAGAGGGGTTGGAAAGCTTTGGTGGACAGGGCTACATTGAAGATACTGGGTTGCCAGGACTTCTTCGGGATGCACAG GTGTTGAGCATTTGGGAAGGCACAACAAATGTCCTGTCATTGGACGTTCTCCGCTGTGTGGCAAGAAGCTCAGGCATGGTTTTTCATGCATACTTTATCCACACTAAG TCCCTTCTTAAAAATGCATCTGGAGTTTCTGCATTGACCCCAGCAGTAAAAGCAATACAGTGTGCGCTCTCTAAACTGGAGTTATTGGTACAGGACACTGCCACCAAGGAGCCAAGCTTTCTTGAACTGGCAGCGAGAGATCTTGCATATAGTTTGGCTCGTATCTATGCAG GTGCCCTTCTCATTGATCATGCGTCTTGGAAAGGTGCCTCTCCAGCTGATGTATATGCAGCTTCAAG atggtGTGAGCAGGATTTGTGTCCTGTGGCAACCAACCATGAGAGAGGCTGTTACAACCCTGGCTCTTCACACGATAATGCAGCATTGGTGTATCAGCGAACACACCACTCAACTAATTaa
- the slc8b1 gene encoding mitochondrial sodium/calcium exchanger protein has product MASHTTDECDIVMSLNASERCTFVKNTSDCNSEDSFINYIHVAFCLLPPNFTSLTVILCMIWLVFLFIILGLTASKFFCPNLSAISTSLHLTHTVAGVTFLALGNGAPDIFSAMAAISHPHTAGLAVGALFGAGIFVTTVVAGSVALVKPFALASRPFLRDLIFYMSAVYWTFVILYRGTISLGETLSYLGLYVVYVLTVIISTIIYNRQKHSLNSAVQTAPQVPEYQSSDTSDDEEIPSLNPRFIPHEYETEYRPLLPYSESTSHILLCSLNPIENSKWRRKSTKWKVLKILKTPLEFLLLLCIPVVDPDKEDKNWKRPLNCLHLIIAPLVCVFAFQSGAYGDFMIQGQFPLWLLFLLLGFFLSAIVFCTTKNDHPPSYHPAFAILGFVTSALLISAAASEVVSLLHMLGVVLGLSNTVLGLTLLAWGNSIGDCFSDITLAKQGYPRMAISACFGGIIFNMVFGVGLGCLAQRFQTHAEVQIEPEGDLPWVLAASLGLSLVFSFIVVPLRNFHVGKPYGVFLLIFYVMFLTVALLTEFHIIKFKH; this is encoded by the exons ATGGCGTCGCACACTACGGACGAG TGTGATATAGTGATGAGCCTGAATGCTTCAGAGCGCTGTACCTTTGTGAAGAATACCTCAGACTGTAATTCAGAGGACAGCTTCATCAACTACATCCATGTGGCCTTCTGTCTGCTCCCCCCCAACTTCACTTCTCTCACCGTCATCCTTTGT ATGATATGGCTGgtttttctatttattattcTTGGACTTACTGCGTCAAAGTT tttctgtccCAATCTCTCGGCCATCTCCACCAGTCTGCACCTCACTCACACTGTAGCT GGTGTGACGTTTTTGGCCCTTGGTAATGGGGCTCCAGACATCTTTAGTGCAATGGCAGCGATCTCTCATCCACACACAGCTGGACTGGCTGTGGGAGCCTTATTTG GAGCGGGCATTTTTGTTACCACAGTTGTTGCAGGCAGCGTGGCACTGGTCAAGCCTTTTGCTTTGGCGTCACGCCCCTTTCTCCGTGATTTGATCTTTTATATGTCTGCAGTGTATTGGACTTTTGTTATTCTGTATAGAGGGACCATTTCACTGGGAGAGACACTGA GTTATCTTGGCCTCTATGTCGTGTATGTACTGACAGTTATTATTAGTACCATTATCTACAATCGACAGAAACATTCATTGAATTCAGCAGTTCAAACAGCTCCACAAGTGCCAG AGTATCAGTCATCTGACACTTCTGATGATGAGGAGATACCATCTTTAAATCCCAGGTTTATCCCACATGAATATG agaCAGAATACAGACCACTTTTGCCATATTCAGAGTCAACAAGTCATATCCTGCTCTGCTCTCTAAATCCCATTGAGAACAGTAAGTGGAGGAGAAAATCTACTAAATGGAAAGTGCTTAAAATATTGAAG ACACCTCTGGAGTTTCTCCTGCTGCTCTGTATACCTGTTGTTGATCCAGATAAAGAAGACAAAAACTGGAAGCGCCCACTGAACTGCCTTCACCTAATCATTGCTCCACTCGTGTGTGTCTTTGCTTTCCAGTCTGGAGCCT ATGGAGACTTCATGATACAAGGGCAGTTCCCTCTTTGGCTTCTGTTTTTACTCCTGGGTTTTTTCTTGTCTGCGATTGTCTTTTGCACTACGAAAAATGACCATCCTCCGTCATACCATCCT GCTTTTGCCATTTTAGGATTTGTGACCAGTGCTTTGTTAATCAGTGCTGCAGCTTCTGAAGTGGTCAGTCTTCTGCATATGCTGGGTGTAGTTCTGGGTCTCAGCAACACTGTGCTTGGACTGACTCTGCTGGCCTGGGGTAACAGCATTGGAG ATTGTTTTTCTGACATCACCCTGGCCAAACAGGGTTACCCGCGGATGGCTATATCTGCCTGCTTTGGTGGGATCATTTTCA ACATGGTATTTGGGGTGGGCCTAGGATGTTTGGCACAGAGATTTCAGACTCATGCTGAAGTGCAG ATTGAACCGGAGGGCGATCTGCCATGGGTCCTTGCAGCGTCCCTGGGTTTGTCTCTGGTTTTCTCGTTCATCGTTGTGCCACTGAGGAACTTCCATGTGGGGAAGCCCTATGGAGTGTTTCTGCTGATTTTCTACGTAATGTTCCTTACTGTTGCACTTCTTACTGAGTTTCACATTATTAAGTTTAAACACTGA